Proteins from one Esox lucius isolate fEsoLuc1 chromosome 19, fEsoLuc1.pri, whole genome shotgun sequence genomic window:
- the rfx4 gene encoding transcription factor RFX4 isoform X4 — MNCGLLEEPDMDSTESWIERCLNESESKRYSSHTSLGNTSNDEKDEEKENNRASKPHSTPATLQWLEENYEIAEGVCIPRSALYMHYLDFCEKHDTQPVNAASFGKIIRQQFPQLTTRRLGTRGQSKYHYYGIAVKESSQYYDVMYSKKGAAWVNETGKKEVTKQTVAYSPRSKLGTLLPDFPNVKDLNLPASLPEEKVSTFIMMYRTHCQRILDTVIRANFDEVQSFLLHFWQGMPPHMLPVLGSSTVVNIVGVCDSILYKAISGVLMPTVLQALPDSLTQVIRKFAKQLDEWLKVALHDLPENLRNIKFELSRRFSQILKRQTSLNHLCQASRTVIHSVDITFQMMEDWRNVDLNSITKQTLYTMEDTRDEHRRLIIHLYQEFDHLLEEQSPIEAYIEWLDSMVDRCVVKVAGKRPGCLKKVAQQFLLMWSCFGTRVIRDMTLHSAPSFESLHCQERANELMRAMKAEGCTAEREEEMMLTETTPTPTSPGPFSPAKSATSVGLPAASSPTAAQSPEYPGITATTGAVQSYTWSLTYTVTTSGSTPPEGGQQQPCMRSGAPVPPPSSTHRLPVYAHRDEHGFTGSYNYGSYSNQHPHSIQSQYPSLAHEPGIPAPLHYPSYHRTSAQYPLNSQMSRMEPCLMGGAQRLHPTPVAPRWADVSPANSCYTSPPMHSSRYAASGDMYSPLAPRRNSEYEHSQHFPGFAYINGEATTGWAK, encoded by the exons ATGAATTGTGGGCTGCTGGAGGAGCCTGATATGGATTCCACAG AGAGCTGGATTGAACGTTGCCTCAACGAGAGCGAGAGCAAGCGGTATTCCAGCCACACGTCCCTGGGGAATACGTCCAATGACGAAA AAGatgaggaaaaagaaaacaacagggCATCTAAACCACATTCAACACCAGCAACCCTACAATG GTTGGAGGAGAACTATGAGATCGCTGAAGGGGTGTGTATCCCTCGCAGTGCCCTCTACATGCACTACCTGGACTTCTGTGAGAAGCACGACACACAGCCTGTCAATGCTGCCAGCTTCGGCAAG ATTATTCGACAACAGTTTCCACAGTTGACTACAAGACGACTGGGCACCAGGGGCCAGTCAAA GTATCACTACTATGGCATTGCGGTGAAGGAGAGCTCCCAGTACTACGACGTGATGTACTCCAAGAAAGGGGCAGCATGGGTGAATGAAACGGGCAAGAAGGAGGTCACCAAGCAGACAGTGGCATATTCACCGCGCTCCAAACTGGGGACACTCCTGCCAGACTTTCCAAATGTCAAAGACCTAAATCTGCCCGCCAGTCTGCCTGAGGAGAAG GTGTCAACGTTCATCATGATGTACAGAACTCACTGCCAGAGGATACTGGACACAGTTATACGTGCCAACTTTGATGAG GTCCAGAGCTTCCTGCTGCATTTTTGGCAGGGCATGCCTCCTCACATGCTCCCCGTCCTGGGCTCATCCACCGTGGTCAACATTGTGGGTGTTTGTGACTCTATTCTCTACAAGGCAATCTCTGGTGTTCTCATGCCCACCGTCCTGCAAGCACTGCCTGATAG TTTGACACAGGTGATCCGGAAGTTTGCTAAACAGCTGGATGAGTGGCTTAAAGTAGCACTTCACGACTTACCTGAAAACCTGAGGAATATCAAATTTGAAT TATCTAGAAGATTTTCTCAGATTCTCAAGCGGCAAACATCTTTGAACCATCTATGTCAG GCGTCGCGGACGGTTATCCACAGTGTAGACATCACATTTCAGATGATGGAGGACTGGAGGAATGTGGACCTGAACAGCATCACCAAGCAGACACTTTACACCATGGAGGACACACGAGATGAGCATCGGCGGCTCATCATCCACT TGTACCAGGAGTTTGATCATCTGTTGGAGGAGCAATCTCCTATAGAGGCCTACATTGAGTGGCTGGACTCCATGGTGGATCGCTGTGTTGTCAAG GTGGCAGGGAAGAGGCCCGGGTGCTTGAAGAAGGTGGCTCAACAGTTCCTGCTCATGTGGTCATGCTTCGGGACCCGAGTCATCCGGGATATGACCCTCCATAGTGCGCCTAGCTTCG AGTCGCTACACTGCCAGGAGAGAGCCAACGAGCTCATGAGGGCCATGAAGGCAGAGGGCTGCACAG CCGAGCGAGAGGAAGAGATGATGCTGACGGAGACCACGCCCACACCCACATCCCCCGGACCCTTCTCCCCGGCCAAGTCTGCCACCTCAGTGGGCCTCCCAGCTGCCAGCTCCCCCACTGCTGCCCAGTCCCCAGAGTACCCAGGGATCACGGCCACCACAg GAGCTGTTCAGTCATATACCTGGTCCCTTACGTACACAGTGACAACGTCAGGCAGCACTCCCCCTGAGGGCGGACAGCAGCAGCCCTGCATGCGCAGCGGGGCACCCgtgcctcctccctcctccacccatcgACTGCCAGTCTACGCCCACAGGGACGAGCATGG GTTTACTGGGAGCTATAACTACGGGAGCTACTCCAACCAGCATCCCCATTCCATCCAGAGCCAGTACCCCAGTCTAGCCCATGAACCAGGCATCCCGGCTCCCCTCCACTACCCCAGCTACCACAGAACCTCTGCACAG TACCCACTCAACAGCCAGATGTCTCGGATGGAACCATGCTTGATGGGGGGGGCTCAACGGCTGCATCCCACGCCCGTGGCCCCCCGCTGGGCGGATGTCTCTCCAGCCAACAGCTGTTACACCAGCCCCCCTATGCATTCCTCCCGCTACGCCGCGTCTGGAGACATGTACTCTCCTCTGGCCCCTCGCAGGAACTCGGAGTATGAACATTCACAACACTTTCCCGGTTTTGCCTACATCAATGGAGAGGCTACCACAGGCTGGGCCAAGTAG
- the rfx4 gene encoding transcription factor RFX4 isoform X3 — MNCGLLEEPDMDSTESWIERCLNESESKRYSSHTSLGNTSNDEKDEEKENNRASKPHSTPATLQWLEENYEIAEGVCIPRSALYMHYLDFCEKHDTQPVNAASFGKIIRQQFPQLTTRRLGTRGQSKYHYYGIAVKESSQYYDVMYSKKGAAWVNETGKKEVTKQTVAYSPRSKLGTLLPDFPNVKDLNLPASLPEEKVSTFIMMYRTHCQRILDTVIRANFDEVQSFLLHFWQGMPPHMLPVLGSSTVVNIVGVCDSILYKAISGVLMPTVLQALPDSLTQVIRKFAKQLDEWLKVALHDLPENLRNIKFELSRRFSQILKRQTSLNHLCQASRTVIHSVDITFQMMEDWRNVDLNSITKQTLYTMEDTRDEHRRLIIHLYQEFDHLLEEQSPIEAYIEWLDSMVDRCVVKVAGKRPGCLKKVAQQFLLMWSCFGTRVIRDMTLHSAPSFGSFHLIHLMFDDYVLYLLESLHCQERANELMRAMKAEGCTAEREEEMMLTETTPTPTSPGPFSPAKSATSVGLPAASSPTAAQSPEYPGITATTVTTSGSTPPEGGQQQPCMRSGAPVPPPSSTHRLPVYAHRDEHGFTGSYNYGSYSNQHPHSIQSQYPSLAHEPGIPAPLHYPSYHRTSAQYPLNSQMSRMEPCLMGGAQRLHPTPVAPRWADVSPANSCYTSPPMHSSRYAASGDMYSPLAPRRNSEYEHSQHFPGFAYINGEATTGWAK, encoded by the exons ATGAATTGTGGGCTGCTGGAGGAGCCTGATATGGATTCCACAG AGAGCTGGATTGAACGTTGCCTCAACGAGAGCGAGAGCAAGCGGTATTCCAGCCACACGTCCCTGGGGAATACGTCCAATGACGAAA AAGatgaggaaaaagaaaacaacagggCATCTAAACCACATTCAACACCAGCAACCCTACAATG GTTGGAGGAGAACTATGAGATCGCTGAAGGGGTGTGTATCCCTCGCAGTGCCCTCTACATGCACTACCTGGACTTCTGTGAGAAGCACGACACACAGCCTGTCAATGCTGCCAGCTTCGGCAAG ATTATTCGACAACAGTTTCCACAGTTGACTACAAGACGACTGGGCACCAGGGGCCAGTCAAA GTATCACTACTATGGCATTGCGGTGAAGGAGAGCTCCCAGTACTACGACGTGATGTACTCCAAGAAAGGGGCAGCATGGGTGAATGAAACGGGCAAGAAGGAGGTCACCAAGCAGACAGTGGCATATTCACCGCGCTCCAAACTGGGGACACTCCTGCCAGACTTTCCAAATGTCAAAGACCTAAATCTGCCCGCCAGTCTGCCTGAGGAGAAG GTGTCAACGTTCATCATGATGTACAGAACTCACTGCCAGAGGATACTGGACACAGTTATACGTGCCAACTTTGATGAG GTCCAGAGCTTCCTGCTGCATTTTTGGCAGGGCATGCCTCCTCACATGCTCCCCGTCCTGGGCTCATCCACCGTGGTCAACATTGTGGGTGTTTGTGACTCTATTCTCTACAAGGCAATCTCTGGTGTTCTCATGCCCACCGTCCTGCAAGCACTGCCTGATAG TTTGACACAGGTGATCCGGAAGTTTGCTAAACAGCTGGATGAGTGGCTTAAAGTAGCACTTCACGACTTACCTGAAAACCTGAGGAATATCAAATTTGAAT TATCTAGAAGATTTTCTCAGATTCTCAAGCGGCAAACATCTTTGAACCATCTATGTCAG GCGTCGCGGACGGTTATCCACAGTGTAGACATCACATTTCAGATGATGGAGGACTGGAGGAATGTGGACCTGAACAGCATCACCAAGCAGACACTTTACACCATGGAGGACACACGAGATGAGCATCGGCGGCTCATCATCCACT TGTACCAGGAGTTTGATCATCTGTTGGAGGAGCAATCTCCTATAGAGGCCTACATTGAGTGGCTGGACTCCATGGTGGATCGCTGTGTTGTCAAG GTGGCAGGGAAGAGGCCCGGGTGCTTGAAGAAGGTGGCTCAACAGTTCCTGCTCATGTGGTCATGCTTCGGGACCCGAGTCATCCGGGATATGACCCTCCATAGTGCGCCTAGCTTCG gctCATTTCACCTGATCCATCTGATGTTTGATGACTATGTCCTATACCTGCTAGAGTCGCTACACTGCCAGGAGAGAGCCAACGAGCTCATGAGGGCCATGAAGGCAGAGGGCTGCACAG CCGAGCGAGAGGAAGAGATGATGCTGACGGAGACCACGCCCACACCCACATCCCCCGGACCCTTCTCCCCGGCCAAGTCTGCCACCTCAGTGGGCCTCCCAGCTGCCAGCTCCCCCACTGCTGCCCAGTCCCCAGAGTACCCAGGGATCACGGCCACCACAg TGACAACGTCAGGCAGCACTCCCCCTGAGGGCGGACAGCAGCAGCCCTGCATGCGCAGCGGGGCACCCgtgcctcctccctcctccacccatcgACTGCCAGTCTACGCCCACAGGGACGAGCATGG GTTTACTGGGAGCTATAACTACGGGAGCTACTCCAACCAGCATCCCCATTCCATCCAGAGCCAGTACCCCAGTCTAGCCCATGAACCAGGCATCCCGGCTCCCCTCCACTACCCCAGCTACCACAGAACCTCTGCACAG TACCCACTCAACAGCCAGATGTCTCGGATGGAACCATGCTTGATGGGGGGGGCTCAACGGCTGCATCCCACGCCCGTGGCCCCCCGCTGGGCGGATGTCTCTCCAGCCAACAGCTGTTACACCAGCCCCCCTATGCATTCCTCCCGCTACGCCGCGTCTGGAGACATGTACTCTCCTCTGGCCCCTCGCAGGAACTCGGAGTATGAACATTCACAACACTTTCCCGGTTTTGCCTACATCAATGGAGAGGCTACCACAGGCTGGGCCAAGTAG
- the rfx4 gene encoding transcription factor RFX4 isoform X1, translating to MNCGLLEEPDMDSTESWIERCLNESESKRYSSHTSLGNTSNDEKDEEKENNRASKPHSTPATLQWLEENYEIAEGVCIPRSALYMHYLDFCEKHDTQPVNAASFGKIIRQQFPQLTTRRLGTRGQSKYHYYGIAVKESSQYYDVMYSKKGAAWVNETGKKEVTKQTVAYSPRSKLGTLLPDFPNVKDLNLPASLPEEKVSTFIMMYRTHCQRILDTVIRANFDEVQSFLLHFWQGMPPHMLPVLGSSTVVNIVGVCDSILYKAISGVLMPTVLQALPDSLTQVIRKFAKQLDEWLKVALHDLPENLRNIKFELSRRFSQILKRQTSLNHLCQASRTVIHSVDITFQMMEDWRNVDLNSITKQTLYTMEDTRDEHRRLIIHLYQEFDHLLEEQSPIEAYIEWLDSMVDRCVVKVAGKRPGCLKKVAQQFLLMWSCFGTRVIRDMTLHSAPSFGSFHLIHLMFDDYVLYLLESLHCQERANELMRAMKAEGCTAEREEEMMLTETTPTPTSPGPFSPAKSATSVGLPAASSPTAAQSPEYPGITATTGAVQSYTWSLTYTVTTSGSTPPEGGQQQPCMRSGAPVPPPSSTHRLPVYAHRDEHGFTGSYNYGSYSNQHPHSIQSQYPSLAHEPGIPAPLHYPSYHRTSAQYPLNSQMSRMEPCLMGGAQRLHPTPVAPRWADVSPANSCYTSPPMHSSRYAASGDMYSPLAPRRNSEYEHSQHFPGFAYINGEATTGWAK from the exons ATGAATTGTGGGCTGCTGGAGGAGCCTGATATGGATTCCACAG AGAGCTGGATTGAACGTTGCCTCAACGAGAGCGAGAGCAAGCGGTATTCCAGCCACACGTCCCTGGGGAATACGTCCAATGACGAAA AAGatgaggaaaaagaaaacaacagggCATCTAAACCACATTCAACACCAGCAACCCTACAATG GTTGGAGGAGAACTATGAGATCGCTGAAGGGGTGTGTATCCCTCGCAGTGCCCTCTACATGCACTACCTGGACTTCTGTGAGAAGCACGACACACAGCCTGTCAATGCTGCCAGCTTCGGCAAG ATTATTCGACAACAGTTTCCACAGTTGACTACAAGACGACTGGGCACCAGGGGCCAGTCAAA GTATCACTACTATGGCATTGCGGTGAAGGAGAGCTCCCAGTACTACGACGTGATGTACTCCAAGAAAGGGGCAGCATGGGTGAATGAAACGGGCAAGAAGGAGGTCACCAAGCAGACAGTGGCATATTCACCGCGCTCCAAACTGGGGACACTCCTGCCAGACTTTCCAAATGTCAAAGACCTAAATCTGCCCGCCAGTCTGCCTGAGGAGAAG GTGTCAACGTTCATCATGATGTACAGAACTCACTGCCAGAGGATACTGGACACAGTTATACGTGCCAACTTTGATGAG GTCCAGAGCTTCCTGCTGCATTTTTGGCAGGGCATGCCTCCTCACATGCTCCCCGTCCTGGGCTCATCCACCGTGGTCAACATTGTGGGTGTTTGTGACTCTATTCTCTACAAGGCAATCTCTGGTGTTCTCATGCCCACCGTCCTGCAAGCACTGCCTGATAG TTTGACACAGGTGATCCGGAAGTTTGCTAAACAGCTGGATGAGTGGCTTAAAGTAGCACTTCACGACTTACCTGAAAACCTGAGGAATATCAAATTTGAAT TATCTAGAAGATTTTCTCAGATTCTCAAGCGGCAAACATCTTTGAACCATCTATGTCAG GCGTCGCGGACGGTTATCCACAGTGTAGACATCACATTTCAGATGATGGAGGACTGGAGGAATGTGGACCTGAACAGCATCACCAAGCAGACACTTTACACCATGGAGGACACACGAGATGAGCATCGGCGGCTCATCATCCACT TGTACCAGGAGTTTGATCATCTGTTGGAGGAGCAATCTCCTATAGAGGCCTACATTGAGTGGCTGGACTCCATGGTGGATCGCTGTGTTGTCAAG GTGGCAGGGAAGAGGCCCGGGTGCTTGAAGAAGGTGGCTCAACAGTTCCTGCTCATGTGGTCATGCTTCGGGACCCGAGTCATCCGGGATATGACCCTCCATAGTGCGCCTAGCTTCG gctCATTTCACCTGATCCATCTGATGTTTGATGACTATGTCCTATACCTGCTAGAGTCGCTACACTGCCAGGAGAGAGCCAACGAGCTCATGAGGGCCATGAAGGCAGAGGGCTGCACAG CCGAGCGAGAGGAAGAGATGATGCTGACGGAGACCACGCCCACACCCACATCCCCCGGACCCTTCTCCCCGGCCAAGTCTGCCACCTCAGTGGGCCTCCCAGCTGCCAGCTCCCCCACTGCTGCCCAGTCCCCAGAGTACCCAGGGATCACGGCCACCACAg GAGCTGTTCAGTCATATACCTGGTCCCTTACGTACACAGTGACAACGTCAGGCAGCACTCCCCCTGAGGGCGGACAGCAGCAGCCCTGCATGCGCAGCGGGGCACCCgtgcctcctccctcctccacccatcgACTGCCAGTCTACGCCCACAGGGACGAGCATGG GTTTACTGGGAGCTATAACTACGGGAGCTACTCCAACCAGCATCCCCATTCCATCCAGAGCCAGTACCCCAGTCTAGCCCATGAACCAGGCATCCCGGCTCCCCTCCACTACCCCAGCTACCACAGAACCTCTGCACAG TACCCACTCAACAGCCAGATGTCTCGGATGGAACCATGCTTGATGGGGGGGGCTCAACGGCTGCATCCCACGCCCGTGGCCCCCCGCTGGGCGGATGTCTCTCCAGCCAACAGCTGTTACACCAGCCCCCCTATGCATTCCTCCCGCTACGCCGCGTCTGGAGACATGTACTCTCCTCTGGCCCCTCGCAGGAACTCGGAGTATGAACATTCACAACACTTTCCCGGTTTTGCCTACATCAATGGAGAGGCTACCACAGGCTGGGCCAAGTAG
- the rfx4 gene encoding transcription factor RFX4 isoform X2, with protein sequence MNCGLLEEPDMDSTESWIERCLNESESKRYSSHTSLGNTSNDENEEKENNRASKPHSTPATLQWLEENYEIAEGVCIPRSALYMHYLDFCEKHDTQPVNAASFGKIIRQQFPQLTTRRLGTRGQSKYHYYGIAVKESSQYYDVMYSKKGAAWVNETGKKEVTKQTVAYSPRSKLGTLLPDFPNVKDLNLPASLPEEKVSTFIMMYRTHCQRILDTVIRANFDEVQSFLLHFWQGMPPHMLPVLGSSTVVNIVGVCDSILYKAISGVLMPTVLQALPDSLTQVIRKFAKQLDEWLKVALHDLPENLRNIKFELSRRFSQILKRQTSLNHLCQASRTVIHSVDITFQMMEDWRNVDLNSITKQTLYTMEDTRDEHRRLIIHLYQEFDHLLEEQSPIEAYIEWLDSMVDRCVVKVAGKRPGCLKKVAQQFLLMWSCFGTRVIRDMTLHSAPSFGSFHLIHLMFDDYVLYLLESLHCQERANELMRAMKAEGCTAEREEEMMLTETTPTPTSPGPFSPAKSATSVGLPAASSPTAAQSPEYPGITATTGAVQSYTWSLTYTVTTSGSTPPEGGQQQPCMRSGAPVPPPSSTHRLPVYAHRDEHGFTGSYNYGSYSNQHPHSIQSQYPSLAHEPGIPAPLHYPSYHRTSAQYPLNSQMSRMEPCLMGGAQRLHPTPVAPRWADVSPANSCYTSPPMHSSRYAASGDMYSPLAPRRNSEYEHSQHFPGFAYINGEATTGWAK encoded by the exons ATGAATTGTGGGCTGCTGGAGGAGCCTGATATGGATTCCACAG AGAGCTGGATTGAACGTTGCCTCAACGAGAGCGAGAGCAAGCGGTATTCCAGCCACACGTCCCTGGGGAATACGTCCAATGACGAAA atgaggaaaaagaaaacaacagggCATCTAAACCACATTCAACACCAGCAACCCTACAATG GTTGGAGGAGAACTATGAGATCGCTGAAGGGGTGTGTATCCCTCGCAGTGCCCTCTACATGCACTACCTGGACTTCTGTGAGAAGCACGACACACAGCCTGTCAATGCTGCCAGCTTCGGCAAG ATTATTCGACAACAGTTTCCACAGTTGACTACAAGACGACTGGGCACCAGGGGCCAGTCAAA GTATCACTACTATGGCATTGCGGTGAAGGAGAGCTCCCAGTACTACGACGTGATGTACTCCAAGAAAGGGGCAGCATGGGTGAATGAAACGGGCAAGAAGGAGGTCACCAAGCAGACAGTGGCATATTCACCGCGCTCCAAACTGGGGACACTCCTGCCAGACTTTCCAAATGTCAAAGACCTAAATCTGCCCGCCAGTCTGCCTGAGGAGAAG GTGTCAACGTTCATCATGATGTACAGAACTCACTGCCAGAGGATACTGGACACAGTTATACGTGCCAACTTTGATGAG GTCCAGAGCTTCCTGCTGCATTTTTGGCAGGGCATGCCTCCTCACATGCTCCCCGTCCTGGGCTCATCCACCGTGGTCAACATTGTGGGTGTTTGTGACTCTATTCTCTACAAGGCAATCTCTGGTGTTCTCATGCCCACCGTCCTGCAAGCACTGCCTGATAG TTTGACACAGGTGATCCGGAAGTTTGCTAAACAGCTGGATGAGTGGCTTAAAGTAGCACTTCACGACTTACCTGAAAACCTGAGGAATATCAAATTTGAAT TATCTAGAAGATTTTCTCAGATTCTCAAGCGGCAAACATCTTTGAACCATCTATGTCAG GCGTCGCGGACGGTTATCCACAGTGTAGACATCACATTTCAGATGATGGAGGACTGGAGGAATGTGGACCTGAACAGCATCACCAAGCAGACACTTTACACCATGGAGGACACACGAGATGAGCATCGGCGGCTCATCATCCACT TGTACCAGGAGTTTGATCATCTGTTGGAGGAGCAATCTCCTATAGAGGCCTACATTGAGTGGCTGGACTCCATGGTGGATCGCTGTGTTGTCAAG GTGGCAGGGAAGAGGCCCGGGTGCTTGAAGAAGGTGGCTCAACAGTTCCTGCTCATGTGGTCATGCTTCGGGACCCGAGTCATCCGGGATATGACCCTCCATAGTGCGCCTAGCTTCG gctCATTTCACCTGATCCATCTGATGTTTGATGACTATGTCCTATACCTGCTAGAGTCGCTACACTGCCAGGAGAGAGCCAACGAGCTCATGAGGGCCATGAAGGCAGAGGGCTGCACAG CCGAGCGAGAGGAAGAGATGATGCTGACGGAGACCACGCCCACACCCACATCCCCCGGACCCTTCTCCCCGGCCAAGTCTGCCACCTCAGTGGGCCTCCCAGCTGCCAGCTCCCCCACTGCTGCCCAGTCCCCAGAGTACCCAGGGATCACGGCCACCACAg GAGCTGTTCAGTCATATACCTGGTCCCTTACGTACACAGTGACAACGTCAGGCAGCACTCCCCCTGAGGGCGGACAGCAGCAGCCCTGCATGCGCAGCGGGGCACCCgtgcctcctccctcctccacccatcgACTGCCAGTCTACGCCCACAGGGACGAGCATGG GTTTACTGGGAGCTATAACTACGGGAGCTACTCCAACCAGCATCCCCATTCCATCCAGAGCCAGTACCCCAGTCTAGCCCATGAACCAGGCATCCCGGCTCCCCTCCACTACCCCAGCTACCACAGAACCTCTGCACAG TACCCACTCAACAGCCAGATGTCTCGGATGGAACCATGCTTGATGGGGGGGGCTCAACGGCTGCATCCCACGCCCGTGGCCCCCCGCTGGGCGGATGTCTCTCCAGCCAACAGCTGTTACACCAGCCCCCCTATGCATTCCTCCCGCTACGCCGCGTCTGGAGACATGTACTCTCCTCTGGCCCCTCGCAGGAACTCGGAGTATGAACATTCACAACACTTTCCCGGTTTTGCCTACATCAATGGAGAGGCTACCACAGGCTGGGCCAAGTAG